Sequence from the Streptomyces kaniharaensis genome:
CCGTTCGCTGACCCCGAGGGCGCGCATCCGGTCGAGGATGGCGATCACCTCGGGCGGCAGGGCGAGCCGCTCGCCGCTCGCCAGGTCGGCGATCCGGCGGCGGTGCTCGGCGAGCTGGTCGATCTTGCGCTGCAGCTCGGCGTCCAGGTCGGTGACGGCCGCGGCGAACTCGGCCGACTGCGCGTTCAGCATTGCGTCGATACGGGCCAACGGCACCCCGGCGTCGGCCAGGGTCCGGATCCGGATCAGGTCCACCGCCGCCTGCGCGTTGTAGCGTCGGTAGCCGGAGGCATCGCGCTCGGGCTCGGGCAGCAGCCCGACGTGGTGGTAGTGGCGGACGGTGCGCACGGTCACGCCTACGGTCGCCGCGAGCTGACTGATCGTGAGCACCGTCTCCACCTTGGGTCTTCGGAAGTATGGCCGGGCCAGAGTCTAGGCGCGCCCCGCCCAGTCCACGACGTCACGGATCGCCTGCACCACGGCATCCGCGCGCTCGAAGCACAGCTGGCTGTGACCGGTATCCGGCAGGATGCGCTGCTCCCCGCGCGAGACAGCGCTCACCATCGCCGCGTCCAGCCGGGCCTTGCCGTCGTGCATCGCCTGCAGGGTCTCCTCGGACATCAGCGCCTGCTGGCCGGGGTCGATGCCCATCGGGGTGAGCGCGATCACCGGGACGTCGGGCAGGTCCTCCGCGGCCTTCAGCTCGACGGCAAGGCCGGGCATCGAGACCCGCTCGGCGATGCCCACGTGGATCCACCGGTCGCTCACGTGGTACTCGATCACCGCGTCCCGCACGTCCTGCGGGTAGTCCACCAGCAGCTCGACGCACATCTGGCGGATGGCGGGCAGCGCCTGCCGCAGCTGCTCCTCGGTGGGTGACATCTCCACGCTCGCAGCCAGGCTCGCCTCGGCGGGCACGAAGTCGTCCCAGTCCCGGTGGAAGGCGTCCAGCCAGACCAGCCCGGCCACCTCCCCGGGGAACAGCTGCGCGAAGCGGTGCGCGTACGCGCCGCCCAGGGAGTGCGGCACCAGGACGTACGGTCCCGGGATGCCTTGGGCGCGCAGCAGCTCGCGCAGCTCGGTGGCGACCTCGGCGGCGGAGCGCGGCAGCGGCGCCTCGTCGCTGTAGCCAGTGCCGGCGCGGTCGTACACCACCGCGGTGGTGAACCGCGCGACCTCCTGCTGGATGCCGTAGTAGTCCAGGCCGATGGCGCTGGCGCCCGGCAGGAAGACGACGGCCGGCCCGCCGCTGCCCGAGCGGTGGACGTAGAGGCGGCGGCCGTCGACCTCCTGGAAGCCGCCGAGGGGAGGAGTGAGCAGGGTCGAGGAAGTGTTCTCGTTCGTCATGCGCCAAGGCTCCAACCCTGACGCAGGGTCAAAGTCAAGCCCCTCCGCCGCAACACCCGCAATGCACAGAGCTGTTCAATGTGCGGTACACCGTCGTGAGCGCGTCAGACGCCGAGTCGCAAGGTGATGAGTGCCCAGGTCAGGTGCGCTTCGCTCACCTCCGGCAGGCGCTCGTAGCCGGTGTCCGACCGTCGGCCATCACCGCCGGCGTTCGAGTCACCGGATCAGGGCTGGAACCGGTAGCCGATCCCGGGCTCGGTGATCAGGTGACGTGGCCGGCTCGGCTGGCCCGGGACGTCGCGGGGACCGGATGACGTAAGTCCCCTGGCCGGGTGGCCTCGCCGGGTTCGACGAGGCCACCCGGCCAGGGCTCAATTCGGGTTGCCGGTGCTCAGGGCCACGCAGAGCCGCGCGGTCGAGCTTCCTGTTGGGGGTCAGCGGGAAGGCGTCCACGGCGACGAACTGGCCGGGCACGATGTAGCCGGGCAGCTTCCCGGCCAGGTGTCGCCGCAGCTCCGCGACCGGGGCGTCCGCCGGGGTGAGGTGGGCGACCAGCCGTTTACCGCCTCCGGGTGCGTCGACGGCGGTGACGACGACGGCGGCCTTCTCGTGGCTCAGCAGGGCGGCCTCGATCTCGCCGAGTTCGACCCGAAGCCGTGGATCTCGACCTGGAAGTCCTCGCGGCCGGGGAATTCCAGGTTGCCGTCCGGCAGGTAGCGTCCGAGGTCCCCGGTCCGGTACAAACGCTGGCCAGTCCGGGGGTGGGTGACGAAGGAGCGCGCTGTCCGCTCCTCGTCGCGCCAGTACCCCATGGCGACGCCGAGCCCGCCGATGTACAACTCCCCCGCCACCCAGCCTGGCCGACGGCGCAGTGCGCTGTCGAGGACCTCGAAGTGCTGGTTGGTGAGCGGCTTTCCGTACGGCATGCTCGTGCAGGTCGGGTCGATGGCGCCGATCGGATGCCAGTTCTGCGGCTGGCCGTACTCGCTGCGGCTCCGCTGCAGGCTGGGAGAGGAACGGGTGGTGGCCGGCGCCGAGCTCAACGACGTTGTCGGCCCGGCGGGCGAACTCGCGCTGCAGCCGCGGTGGGGTGCCCCGGTCCTGAGCCAGACGAGGTAGGTCGTGGGCACCTGCTGCCATGCGTCCGCCCCGACCGGCTGCCCGGTCACCTGAAGGCTCTGCCGGGCGAGGTGGTCCGCCGCCTGCGCCTGGACCTCGGGGGCGCAGTCCTGCAGGAATGTGTCCACGAGCAGCTCGGGGCGGACCCCGAATGCGCCGGCGGCGGGGTCGATGTCGTGACCTGGGTGTCGCCCGAGGACGAGGTGGCGATGCGGCTGGCCGCCGCCCGGCTCAAGGCCTCCCACCCCGAGGCCGACGCGGCCATCGTGGACACTCTCGTCGTGGGTGCCTACGACGAACTACGCGACGCCAAGGTCCGGACGTTCGTCCCGTTCCTGACGGAGCGCCGCGCCAGACCCCGGCTCGAACTGCCGTCACCTGACGCCCGGCCTGCCCCGGAGAGCTGACCCCGGACCCTCCGAGGGCTGACCCCGGGCGCTGGCGGGAGGCCGCGGCGCAGTAGCGCCGCCAGATGTCGACCCCTGCCGGGTTCGCCTGTCATGAAGCTACGCACCCTGCGCTGGGCAGCGGCTCAGCTCGGGGCCGCAGCGAGGTCGGCCGCACCGAAGGTGACCGAGAACCGCTTGCACCAGATGACGACACTGCGGATCCTGGACAAATCG
This genomic interval carries:
- a CDS encoding alpha/beta fold hydrolase yields the protein MTNENTSSTLLTPPLGGFQEVDGRRLYVHRSGSGGPAVVFLPGASAIGLDYYGIQQEVARFTTAVVYDRAGTGYSDEAPLPRSAAEVATELRELLRAQGIPGPYVLVPHSLGGAYAHRFAQLFPGEVAGLVWLDAFHRDWDDFVPAEASLAASVEMSPTEEQLRQALPAIRQMCVELLVDYPQDVRDAVIEYHVSDRWIHVGIAERVSMPGLAVELKAAEDLPDVPVIALTPMGIDPGQQALMSEETLQAMHDGKARLDAAMVSAVSRGEQRILPDTGHSQLCFERADAVVQAIRDVVDWAGRA
- a CDS encoding MerR family transcriptional regulator, which gives rise to MLTISQLAATVGVTVRTVRHYHHVGLLPEPERDASGYRRYNAQAAVDLIRIRTLADAGVPLARIDAMLNAQSAEFAAAVTDLDAELQRKIDQLAEHRRRIADLASGERLALPPEVIAILDRMRALGVSERAVRLERDTWILLQALDPEAMQQGIKEKNASFDDAETVRLFLVCDQSMDWDPHDPRVDRLIEDLDAWEIDHGRDSSQVGNLEVIFSRIAEASPTWQRILAVLAHRAKERRTAGHDC
- a CDS encoding AMP-binding enzyme, translated to MPRPRGLPGRDPRLRVELGEIEAALLSHEKAAVVVTAVDAPGGGKRLVAHLTPADAPVAELRRHLAGKLPGYIVPGQFVAVDAFPLTPNRKLDRAALRGPEHRQPELSPGRVASSNPARPPGQGTYVIRSPRRPGPAEPATSPDHRARDRLPVPALIR
- a CDS encoding three-helix bundle dimerization domain-containing protein, yielding MTWVSPEDEVAMRLAAARLKASHPEADAAIVDTLVVGAYDELRDAKVRTFVPFLTERRARPRLELPSPDARPAPES
- a CDS encoding acyl-CoA synthetase family protein; the encoded protein is MDTFLQDCAPEVQAQAADHLARQSLQVTGQPVGADAWQQVPTTYLVWLRTGAPHRGCSASSPAGPTTSLSSAPATTRSSPSLQRSRSEYGQPQNWHPIGAIDPTCTSMPYGKPLTNQHFEVLDSALRRRPGWVAGELYIGGLGVAMGYWRDEERTARSFVTHPRTGQRLYRTGDLGRYLPDGNLEFPGREDFQVEIHGFGSNSARSRPPC